A part of Kitasatospora acidiphila genomic DNA contains:
- a CDS encoding uracil-DNA glycosylase: MAPRPLHEIVEPGWAEALAPVAGRIAAMGDFLRAEIAAGRTYLPAGPNVLRAFQQPFADVRVLIVGQDPYPTPGHAVGLSFSVAPEVRPLPGSLINIYREMGEDLGCPPPGNGDLTPWTQQGVLLLNRALTTAPGKPAAHRGKGWEEVTEQAIRALVARGGPLVAILWGRDARNLRPLLGQVPAVESAHPSPMSASYGFFGSRPFSRANDLLVKQGSQPVDWRLP; the protein is encoded by the coding sequence ATGGCACCGCGTCCGTTGCATGAGATCGTCGAACCCGGCTGGGCCGAGGCCCTGGCACCAGTGGCCGGGCGGATCGCCGCCATGGGTGACTTCCTGCGCGCGGAGATCGCCGCAGGCCGGACGTACCTGCCGGCCGGGCCGAACGTGCTGCGGGCGTTCCAGCAGCCGTTCGCCGACGTCCGGGTACTGATCGTCGGTCAGGACCCGTACCCGACGCCCGGTCACGCGGTGGGCCTGAGCTTCTCGGTGGCGCCCGAGGTGCGGCCGCTGCCCGGCAGTCTGATCAACATCTACCGGGAGATGGGCGAGGACCTCGGCTGCCCGCCGCCCGGCAACGGGGACCTGACGCCGTGGACGCAGCAGGGCGTGCTGCTGCTGAACCGGGCGCTGACGACGGCGCCCGGTAAGCCGGCGGCGCACCGGGGCAAGGGCTGGGAAGAGGTCACCGAGCAGGCGATCCGCGCCCTGGTGGCCCGGGGCGGCCCGCTGGTGGCGATCCTGTGGGGCCGGGACGCCCGCAACCTGCGCCCGCTGCTGGGGCAGGTGCCGGCGGTCGAGTCGGCGCACCCGAGCCCGATGTCGGCGAGCTACGGCTTCTTCGGCTCCCGGCCGTTCAGCCGCGCGAACGACCTGCTGGTCAAGCAGGGCAGCCAGCCCGTGGACTGGCGACTGCCCTAG
- a CDS encoding amidohydrolase family protein has protein sequence MTEGAVLHIKGRILVGPDEVRDELWVLDGRVSFSPPAGARDVRTVTGWVLPGLVDAHCHVGLDAHGAVDEATSEKQALTDRDAGTLLIRDAGSAADTRWVDDREDLPKIIRAGRHIARTKRYIRNYAHEIEPGDLTAYVVQEARRGDGWVKLVGDWIDRERGDLTACWPGDALREAIAAAHAEGARVTAHCFAAESLPDLLAAGIDCVEHATGLTEELIPVFAERGVAIVPTLVNIATFPKLADGGEAKFPAWSAHMRRLHERRYQTVGAAHEAGIPIYVGTDAGGSLAHGLVAAEAAELVKAGLTATEALSAASWGARAWLGRDGLTEGAPADLVVYAADPRADIGVLADPQLVVLRGRPVG, from the coding sequence ATGACGGAAGGCGCGGTGCTGCACATCAAGGGACGGATCCTGGTCGGTCCGGACGAGGTCCGGGACGAACTCTGGGTGCTGGACGGGCGGGTGAGCTTCTCGCCGCCGGCCGGCGCGCGTGATGTGCGCACCGTCACCGGCTGGGTGCTGCCCGGCCTGGTCGACGCGCACTGCCACGTCGGCCTGGACGCGCACGGCGCGGTCGACGAGGCCACCAGCGAGAAGCAGGCGCTCACCGACCGGGATGCCGGCACCCTGCTGATCCGCGACGCCGGCTCGGCGGCCGACACCCGCTGGGTCGACGACCGCGAGGACCTGCCGAAGATCATCCGGGCCGGCCGGCACATCGCCCGGACCAAGCGCTACATCCGCAACTACGCCCATGAGATCGAGCCCGGCGACCTCACCGCCTACGTGGTGCAGGAGGCCCGGCGCGGTGACGGCTGGGTCAAGCTGGTCGGTGACTGGATCGACCGGGAGCGCGGCGACCTGACGGCCTGCTGGCCGGGCGACGCACTGCGCGAGGCCATCGCGGCGGCGCACGCCGAGGGCGCGCGGGTCACCGCGCACTGCTTCGCCGCCGAGTCGCTGCCCGACCTATTGGCCGCCGGGATCGACTGCGTGGAGCACGCCACCGGCCTGACCGAGGAGTTGATCCCGGTCTTCGCCGAACGCGGCGTGGCGATCGTGCCGACCCTGGTCAACATCGCCACCTTCCCCAAGCTGGCCGACGGCGGCGAGGCCAAGTTCCCGGCCTGGTCGGCCCACATGCGCCGACTGCACGAGCGCCGCTACCAGACCGTCGGCGCCGCGCACGAGGCCGGCATCCCGATCTACGTCGGCACCGACGCGGGCGGCTCACTCGCCCACGGCCTGGTCGCCGCCGAGGCCGCCGAACTGGTCAAGGCCGGCCTCACCGCCACCGAGGCGCTCAGCGCCGCGAGTTGGGGAGCCCGGGCCTGGCTCGGCCGGGACGGGCTGACCGAGGGCGCTCCCGCCGACCTGGTGGTCTACGCCGCCGACCCGCGCGCCGACATCGGGGTGCTGGCCGACCCGCAGCTGGTGGTGCTGCGCGGGCGGCCGGTGGGGTGA
- the tmpA gene encoding 2-trimethylaminoethylphosphonate dioxygenase, whose product MPDPTAAGPAYWLRDNCPCADCRDPRSGQKLFQITDLPADLAVAAATEAADGRLEVLWSDGHRSTYPPGRRTADDGGDRRTESGKRLWRAADFVAGIPEADWSAHLADPAERAAVLRAVQRLGFAVLRGVPAEERQVLAVAESFGFVRRTNYGELFDVRVEPNPTNLAFSAAAIAPHTDNPYRDPVPTVQLLHCLANEAEGGDSALVDGFQAAALLRAEAPDDFAVLTRTPVPFVYRDRHTELRADRPLITTDGLGRIREVRLNNRSIGQLDLPEHELEKFYAAYRRFAEITLRPELQLAFRLAPGDCLVFDNTRLLHARTAFEREGRRHLQGCYADLDALASTLAVLDRRTAALDELAELFEGEGAGEYLGEAVTQAEHMLQAAALAQQAGAPDALVAAALLHDVGHFTSAVTGRQLMAGQDNRHSETGADWLAQWFPTSVTEPIRLHVAAKRYLCTVEPAYRARLSEASEYTLQVQGGPLTEDQAAAFAALPGAADAVAVRRWDDAAKTAGTGTPCFDDYRPLLARLMAER is encoded by the coding sequence ATGCCTGACCCCACCGCCGCCGGCCCCGCCTACTGGCTGCGCGACAACTGCCCGTGCGCCGACTGCCGCGATCCGCGCAGCGGCCAGAAGCTGTTCCAGATCACCGACCTGCCCGCCGATCTGGCGGTCGCGGCCGCCACCGAGGCGGCCGACGGCCGGCTCGAGGTGCTCTGGTCGGACGGCCACCGCTCAACCTACCCGCCGGGCCGACGCACGGCGGATGACGGCGGCGACCGCCGTACCGAGTCCGGCAAACGGCTCTGGCGGGCCGCCGACTTCGTAGCCGGAATCCCGGAGGCCGACTGGTCGGCCCACCTCGCCGACCCCGCCGAGCGGGCGGCGGTGCTGCGCGCCGTGCAGCGGCTGGGCTTCGCGGTGCTGCGCGGGGTGCCGGCCGAGGAGCGGCAGGTGCTGGCGGTCGCGGAGAGCTTCGGCTTCGTGCGCCGCACCAACTACGGCGAGCTGTTCGACGTCCGGGTCGAGCCGAACCCCACCAACCTGGCCTTCTCCGCCGCCGCGATCGCACCGCACACCGACAACCCGTACCGCGACCCGGTGCCCACCGTGCAGTTGCTGCACTGCCTGGCCAACGAGGCCGAAGGTGGTGACTCCGCGCTGGTGGACGGCTTCCAGGCGGCCGCGTTGCTGCGCGCCGAGGCGCCGGACGACTTCGCGGTGCTCACCCGCACCCCGGTGCCGTTCGTCTACCGCGACCGGCACACCGAACTGCGGGCCGATCGGCCGCTGATCACCACCGATGGGTTGGGGCGGATCCGCGAAGTCCGGCTCAACAACCGCTCGATCGGCCAACTCGACTTGCCTGAGCATGAGTTGGAGAAGTTCTACGCCGCCTACCGACGGTTCGCCGAGATCACCCTGCGACCCGAACTGCAGCTGGCCTTCCGGCTGGCGCCCGGCGACTGCCTGGTCTTCGACAACACCCGGCTGCTGCACGCCCGCACCGCCTTCGAACGGGAGGGGCGACGCCATCTCCAGGGCTGCTACGCCGACTTGGACGCACTGGCGTCCACCCTGGCGGTGCTGGACCGGCGCACCGCCGCGCTGGACGAGCTGGCGGAACTGTTCGAGGGCGAGGGCGCCGGGGAGTACCTCGGCGAGGCGGTCACCCAGGCCGAGCACATGCTGCAGGCGGCCGCGCTGGCGCAGCAGGCGGGCGCGCCGGACGCCCTGGTGGCGGCGGCGCTGCTGCATGATGTCGGGCACTTCACAAGCGCCGTGACGGGCCGTCAGCTGATGGCGGGCCAGGACAACCGCCACAGCGAGACCGGTGCCGACTGGCTGGCGCAGTGGTTCCCGACGTCCGTCACCGAGCCGATCCGACTGCACGTGGCGGCCAAGCGCTACCTCTGCACGGTCGAACCGGCGTACCGGGCGCGGCTTTCCGAGGCGTCCGAGTACACCCTCCAGGTGCAGGGCGGCCCGCTGACCGAGGACCAGGCGGCCGCCTTCGCCGCGCTGCCCGGTGCGGCCGACGCCGTCGCGGTGCGCCGCTGGGACGACGCGGCCAAGACCGCGGGCACCGGCACTCCGTGCTTCGACGACTACCGGCCACTGCTGGCCCGGCTGATGGCCGAGCGGTGA
- a CDS encoding GntR family transcriptional regulator produces MLRADGLVTSRRGTRRVVLGNARVQSFSELLSFTHWARSMGEEPGGRLESLLRRPADAAEREQLRLEPGAEVYVTLRLRTLSGTPVMVERTIYPPHVGVLVAQLPADVVSHTEHLREHGILFTDADHTIDVVTANGDDARLLGCRRGAPLLRERRRTTDPTGRPVEWSQDRYLPGMVAFSVHNSLATSALSRHARADD; encoded by the coding sequence GTGCTGCGGGCCGACGGGCTGGTCACCTCGCGGCGCGGCACCCGGCGGGTGGTGCTCGGCAACGCCCGGGTGCAGAGCTTCTCCGAACTGCTCAGCTTCACCCACTGGGCGCGCTCGATGGGCGAGGAGCCGGGCGGCCGCCTGGAGTCGCTGCTGCGCCGGCCGGCCGATGCCGCCGAGCGCGAGCAACTGCGCCTGGAGCCGGGCGCCGAGGTCTATGTGACGCTGCGGCTGCGCACCCTCTCCGGCACCCCGGTGATGGTGGAGCGCACCATCTACCCGCCGCATGTCGGCGTGCTGGTGGCCCAGTTGCCGGCCGACGTGGTCTCGCACACCGAACACCTGCGGGAGCACGGCATCCTGTTCACCGACGCCGACCACACCATCGACGTGGTCACCGCCAACGGCGACGACGCCCGGCTGCTCGGCTGCCGGCGCGGCGCCCCGCTGCTGCGCGAGCGCCGCCGCACCACCGACCCCACCGGGCGCCCGGTCGAGTGGTCCCAAGACCGCTACCTGCCCGGCATGGTGGCCTTCAGCGTGCACAACTCCCTTGCCACCTCGGCGCTTTCGCGGCACGCCCGAGCGGACGACTGA
- a CDS encoding ABC transporter substrate-binding protein, with amino-acid sequence MTVHRARAAAAAAVLTAAAFSLTACGSAGSSSATTAGGKNITTATSAADLGGMDALVAAAKKEGNLHVITLPRDWANYGTLMDNFTKKYGIKIEDENPDGSSQDEINAITSRKGQDRGPDVVDVGTAFAISGAQQGLFAPYKVAGYDSIPATMKAADATSYNDYGGYVSIGCNAKKVAVCPQTFADLMKPDYKGMVALNGNPTKANAALNAVWAASVANGGGLDNIQPGIDFFGKLKAAGNFNPVEATSATVESGETPITIDWSYLNTGYTSKLAPKGIDWKVAIPSDGIWANFYNQAISKYAPHPAAARLWEEYLYSAEGQNGFLGGFATPAEFDAMKSANTLDAALAAKVPAPAKPFTTFPTQAQQDTAKAAVTANWAKAIGG; translated from the coding sequence GTGACCGTGCACCGCGCCCGTGCCGCCGCAGCTGCGGCCGTACTGACCGCCGCCGCGTTCTCCCTCACCGCCTGCGGCTCCGCGGGCTCGTCGTCGGCCACCACGGCCGGCGGCAAGAACATCACGACCGCCACCTCGGCCGCCGACCTCGGCGGGATGGACGCGCTGGTCGCGGCCGCGAAGAAGGAGGGCAACCTCCACGTCATCACGCTGCCGCGCGACTGGGCCAACTACGGCACGCTGATGGACAACTTCACCAAGAAGTACGGCATCAAGATCGAGGACGAGAACCCGGACGGCTCCAGCCAGGACGAGATCAACGCGATCACCTCCCGCAAGGGCCAGGACCGCGGCCCCGACGTGGTCGACGTGGGCACCGCGTTCGCCATCTCCGGCGCCCAGCAGGGCCTGTTCGCCCCGTACAAGGTGGCCGGCTACGACAGCATCCCGGCGACCATGAAGGCCGCCGACGCCACCTCGTACAACGACTACGGCGGCTACGTCTCGATCGGCTGCAACGCCAAGAAGGTCGCCGTCTGCCCGCAGACCTTCGCCGACCTGATGAAGCCCGACTACAAGGGCATGGTCGCGCTGAACGGCAACCCGACCAAGGCCAACGCCGCGCTCAACGCCGTCTGGGCCGCCTCCGTGGCCAACGGTGGCGGTCTGGACAACATCCAGCCCGGCATCGACTTCTTCGGCAAGCTGAAGGCGGCCGGCAACTTCAACCCGGTCGAGGCCACCTCCGCCACCGTGGAGAGCGGCGAGACCCCGATCACCATCGACTGGTCGTACCTGAACACCGGCTACACCAGCAAGCTGGCCCCGAAGGGCATCGACTGGAAGGTCGCCATTCCGTCGGACGGCATCTGGGCGAACTTCTACAACCAGGCCATCAGCAAGTACGCGCCGCACCCGGCCGCCGCCCGCCTGTGGGAGGAGTACCTCTACAGCGCCGAGGGCCAGAACGGCTTCCTGGGCGGCTTCGCCACCCCGGCGGAGTTCGACGCCATGAAGTCGGCCAACACGCTGGACGCCGCCCTGGCCGCCAAGGTGCCGGCCCCCGCCAAGCCGTTCACCACCTTCCCGACCCAGGCGCAGCAGGACACCGCCAAGGCCGCGGTGACCGCCAACTGGGCGAAGGCCATCGGGGGCTGA